One region of Syngnathus scovelli strain Florida chromosome 15, RoL_Ssco_1.2, whole genome shotgun sequence genomic DNA includes:
- the LOC125982131 gene encoding mitochondrial ornithine transporter 1 isoform X2: MQTFPTLYRGFIHCIMSTYKQVGIRGLYQGTSPALVANIAENSVLFMSYGFCQQVIRFTAGLHSDAVLSDMQKACAGSVASIFSSLVLCPTELVKCRLQAMYEMEASGKIARSQNSVWSVVKSIMKNEGPQGFFQGLTTTIAREVPGYFCFFGAYELCRSAFADYMKCEKDDIGVAPIVFSGGFGGACLWLVVYPMDCVKSRIQVMSMTGKQGGFFKTFMTIARTEGIRALYSGLTPTMVRTFPANGALFLGYEVSRKVMMKQFDG, encoded by the exons ATGCAGACCTTTCCCACACTGTACAGGGGCTTCATTCACTGCATCATGTCTACATACAAACAAGTTGGAATCCGCGGTCTCTACCAGGGAACCTCGCCGGCTCTGGTGGCTAACATTGCTGAGAACTCTGTGCTCTTCATGAGCTACGGCTTCTGCCAGCAGGTTATCCGCTTCACGGCAGGACTGCACAGTGATGCCGTGCTGAG TGACATGCAGAAAGCGTGTGCCGGCTCCGTGGCGTCCATCTTCTCTTCACTGGTCCTCTGCCCTACGGAGCTCGTCAAGTGCCGTCTGCAAGCTATGTACGAAATGGAGGCGTCAGGCAAGATTGCAAGGAGTCAGAA CTCTGTGTGGTCTGTGGTGAAATCCATCATGAAGAACGAGGGTCCACAGGGCTTCTTCCAGGGCCTGACCACAACCATTGCCAGAGAGGTTCCTGGCTACTTCTGCTTCTTTGGTGCCTACGAGTTATGCCGCAGTGCCTTTGCAGACTACATGAAGTGTGAAAAAGATGACATTG GCGTGGCTCCGATTGTTTTCAGCGGGGGTTTCGGAGGGGCGTGTCTGTGGCTAGTGGTCTACCCCATGGATTGTGTCAAGTCTCGCATCCAGGTCATGTCCATGACGGGCAAGCAGGGCGGCTTTTTCAAAACCTTTATGACCATCGCACGAACCGAAG GTATTCGAGCACTGTACTCCGGGCTCACTCCCACCATGGTCCGCACCTTTCCTGCTAACGGAGCACTTTTCCTGGGCTATGAGGTCAGCCGCAAGGTCATGATGAAGCAGTTTGATGGCTGA
- the LOC125982131 gene encoding mitochondrial ornithine transporter 1 isoform X1, protein MAPHAVVQAIIDLSAGAIGGAACVFSGQPLDTAKVKMQTFPTLYRGFIHCIMSTYKQVGIRGLYQGTSPALVANIAENSVLFMSYGFCQQVIRFTAGLHSDAVLSDMQKACAGSVASIFSSLVLCPTELVKCRLQAMYEMEASGKIARSQNSVWSVVKSIMKNEGPQGFFQGLTTTIAREVPGYFCFFGAYELCRSAFADYMKCEKDDIGVAPIVFSGGFGGACLWLVVYPMDCVKSRIQVMSMTGKQGGFFKTFMTIARTEGIRALYSGLTPTMVRTFPANGALFLGYEVSRKVMMKQFDG, encoded by the exons ATGGCACCTCATGCTGTGGTTCAGGCCATCATCGACCTCTCTGCTGGAGCAATTG GTGGGGCCGCATGTGTCTTCAGTGGACAACCTCTGGACACAGCCAAGGTCAAGATGCAGACCTTTCCCACACTGTACAGGGGCTTCATTCACTGCATCATGTCTACATACAAACAAGTTGGAATCCGCGGTCTCTACCAGGGAACCTCGCCGGCTCTGGTGGCTAACATTGCTGAGAACTCTGTGCTCTTCATGAGCTACGGCTTCTGCCAGCAGGTTATCCGCTTCACGGCAGGACTGCACAGTGATGCCGTGCTGAG TGACATGCAGAAAGCGTGTGCCGGCTCCGTGGCGTCCATCTTCTCTTCACTGGTCCTCTGCCCTACGGAGCTCGTCAAGTGCCGTCTGCAAGCTATGTACGAAATGGAGGCGTCAGGCAAGATTGCAAGGAGTCAGAA CTCTGTGTGGTCTGTGGTGAAATCCATCATGAAGAACGAGGGTCCACAGGGCTTCTTCCAGGGCCTGACCACAACCATTGCCAGAGAGGTTCCTGGCTACTTCTGCTTCTTTGGTGCCTACGAGTTATGCCGCAGTGCCTTTGCAGACTACATGAAGTGTGAAAAAGATGACATTG GCGTGGCTCCGATTGTTTTCAGCGGGGGTTTCGGAGGGGCGTGTCTGTGGCTAGTGGTCTACCCCATGGATTGTGTCAAGTCTCGCATCCAGGTCATGTCCATGACGGGCAAGCAGGGCGGCTTTTTCAAAACCTTTATGACCATCGCACGAACCGAAG GTATTCGAGCACTGTACTCCGGGCTCACTCCCACCATGGTCCGCACCTTTCCTGCTAACGGAGCACTTTTCCTGGGCTATGAGGTCAGCCGCAAGGTCATGATGAAGCAGTTTGATGGCTGA
- the si:ch211-284e13.4 gene encoding insulin receptor substrate 1-B, producing the protein MENQGAELQNYEDVQRSGYLRKHKSMHRRFFVLRTASERGPARLEYYENEKKFRSKSPVPKKVLNLETCFNINKRADSKNKHLIVLYTRSESFAIAADSEEVQNEWYQAMLDLQCNCKSPEDYGSSGECSSPSPIPTFKEVWQVKVWPKGLGHARNLVGIYRLCLTDKTVNFVKLNSDVAAVVLQLMNVRRCGHSENFFFIEVGRSAITGPGEFWMQVDDSVVAQNMHETLLEAMKALSEEFRQRSKSQSVGTSCGGGTASNPISVPSRRHHPNLPPSQVGFTRRARTETPGGSSTSTSPTSRHGFPRARTASIGARSEESGASTRSTWASSSPSLNGSCSTTPTLRPKPTRAPTPAKITLSLARYTPNPAPSPAPSLSSSSGHGSECGLVGAAVGGMTVCSYPRVSQRVSVSGSPSDYGSSDEYGSSPGEHSLLMPSMAAHHGHGEGPSSYIVMGQREGLLGSHHRSKGRRILRRSSSRDSEVERRLLSKRASLPLATHERLAPHRKDDDEDEEEYAIMSQSANREGSGSLAVGCRRGDVAGENRKRFDKRREADARAPSDSGYMSMLPGVTSPAADDEYMAMTPNNSVSPPQHMRQPSSEGYMVMSPNSSVSTELHGLGMWDSRGSMESRVASDYMNVSPVSSRSACSTPPSHPEQHQLQPKMFNSYFSLPRAYQHTLYSRFEEDLNKGECKKDSIDSAGMSGGAGYNKRNKMGVGHTGGFQLSMSSSSFSSSSASSESLEDKSMSAGKGLSLYKSAGTCTKDSRHIQKRGSSCKSPKQQRRGRPLSLSSDIAKANTLPRVKENLPPMAAHNNGEYVSIVFKEDNKYNGGRCAGSDRAQPVLHGTLRPSNQPLRVPDNAANLPRSFSAPLSTSAEYVSMDVGKSSTPLRSTISPPQGPPAVAPKGRLEHGTPSPLAAEGNSVYRSKGKVAGDALNSFIDKNSPDTNLSARPATHSGPPVPMGDETGLGFSPVKTFQSPEHGSRLIRAEAQSRRGHHSETFNSPPSAPRHPSSTTNIFSESGQPVSHRHTLDCSLWESSQAASLSDTPPPQASAEQGLNYIDLDLAIKESPQAGAERSSAALNIGAGAMGSGAGSSLNTYASIDFYKSEELRAHQLGRQDDQDC; encoded by the exons ATGGAGAACCAAGGCGCCGAGTTGCAGAATTATGAAGACGTGCAGAGAAGCGGGTACCTCCGCAAGCACAAATCAATGCACCGGCGCTTCTTCGTTCTGAGGACGGCCTCGGAGCGTGGTCCCGCTCGCTTGGAGTATTACGAGAACGAGAAGAAATTCCGCAGCAAATCTCCCGTGCCCAAGAAGGTGCTGAACCTGGAGACGTGCTTCAACATCAACAAGCGGGCGGATTCTAAGAACAAGCACCTGATCGTGCTCTACACCCGCAGCGAGAGCTTTGCAATCGCCGCGGACAGCGAGGAGGTCCAAAACGAGTGGTACCAAGCCATGCTGGACCTCCAGTGCAATT GTAAATCTCCTGAAGACTATGGCAGTAGTGGAGAGTGTAGTTCTCCATCTCCAATTCCAACGTTCAAGGAAGTTTGGCAGGTTAAAGTTTGGCCAAAAGGTcttggacatgcccggaacttaGTAGGCATCTACCGCCTGTGCCTAACTGACAAGACAGTCAACTTTGTCAAGCTCAACTCTGATGTGGCCGCTGTCGTGCTGCAGCTGATGAATGTTCGCAGATGTGGCCACTCAGAGAACTTTTTCTTCATTGAGGTGGGTCGATCGGCCATCACTGGACCCGGAGAATTCTGGATGCAAGTGGATGATTCTGTGGTGGCTCAGAACATGCATGAGACATTGCTGGAAGCCATGAAAGCGCTAAGCGAAGAGTTCCGTCAACGCAGTAAATCTCAGTCTGTGGGGACGTCATGTGGCGGCGGAACTGCTTCAAACCCCATCAGTGTTCCGAGTCGTCGACATCATCCAAATCTGCCGCCCAGTCAGGTGGGATTCACCAGGCGAGCCCGCACGGAGACACCAGGTGGTAGCAGTACCAGCACCTCACCGACATCACGCCATGGATTTCCACGGGCCCGAACGGCAAGCATTGGGGCCAGGTCGGAAGAGAGTGGAGCAAGTACCAGATCAACATGGGCCAGCTCCAGCCCGAGTCTTAATGGATCCTGCTCAACTACACCAACACTCAGGCCCAAGCCCACCAGGGCCCCCACCCCTGCAAAGATTACACTCAGCCTTGCGCGCTACACGCCTAACCCGGCTCCCTCTCCTGCTCCCAGTCTCTCCTCCAGCTCTGGTCACGGCTCAGAGTGTGGTCTAGTGGGCGCGGCAGTGGGAGGTATGACAGTGTGCTCCTATCCCCGCGTGTCTCAGAGAGTTTCCGTTTCAGGTTCACCAAGCGACTACGGCTCCTCTGACGAATATGGTTCCAGTCCTGGTGAACACTCACTGCTCATGCCCAGTATGGCTGCCCATCACGGGCACGGAGAAGGGCCCTCAAGCTACATAGTCATGGGTCAGCGAGAGGGCCTACTTGGTTCCCATCATCGCTCTAAAGGCAGGCGCATTCTTCGGCGCTCATCCAGTCGGGATTCTGAGGTCGAACGAAGACTACTAAGTAAGAGAGCTTCTCTACCTTTGGCCACACACGAACGACTAGCCCCACATCGAAAAGATGATGACGAGGACGAGGAAGAATATGCCATAATGTCACAGAGTGCTAACAGAGAAGGCTCTGGCAGCTTGGCAGTGGGGTGTAGGCGAGGTGATGTGGCAGGGGAGAACAGAAAGAGATTTGACAAAAGGAGGGAAGCAGATGCGAGAGCTCCTTCGGATAGCGGTTACATGTCAATGTTGCCTGGAGTTACGTCTCCAGCTGCAGACGATGAATACATGGCCATGACGCCGAACAACAGTGTGTCACCACCTCAGCACATGCGGCAACCCAGCTCAGAAGGCTACATGGTCATGTCCCCTAATAGTAGCGTCTCCACAGAGTTACACGGACTGGGTATGTGGGATAGCAGGGGGAGCATGGAGAGCCGGGTTGCCAGTGACTACATGAACGTCTCACCCGTCAGTAGCCGCTCTGCCTGTAGCACACCACCGTCCCACCCTGAACAGCACCAACTACAACCAAAAATGTTTAATTCCTACTTTTCTCTGCCCCGAGCTTATCAGCATACTCTCTATAGTCGCTTTGAGGAGGATCTAAACAAAGGGGAGTGCAAAAAAGACAGTATTGATAGTGCTGGAATGAGTGGGGGAGCTGGGTACAACAAGAGAAACAAAATGGGAGTGGGACACACTGGAGGCTTCCAACTCTCCATgtcttcctcttctttctcctcaagCTCAGCCAGCAGTGAAAGTCTGGAGGACAAGTCCATGTCAGCGGGCAAAGGGTTAAGTTTGTACAAGAGTGCAGGAACATGCACCAAAGATAGTCGTCATATTCAGAAACGGGGATCgagctgcaagagcccaaagcaaCAAAGGAGGGGCCGCCCGCTCAGTCTGTCTTCAGACATTGCGAAAGCAAACACTTTGCCTCGGGTGAAAGAGAATCTTCCCCCAATGGCGGCTCACAACAACGGTGAGTACGTCAGTATTGTTTTTAAAGAAGACAATAAGTATAATGGAGGAAGATGTGCAGGGTCAGATCGAGCGCAACCCGTCTTACATGGAACCCTGCGACCCTCAAACCAGCCCCTTCGTGTTCCTGATAATGCTGCTAACCTTCCTCGCAGCTTCTCTGCACCATTGTCCACGTCTGCTGAGTATGTCAGCATGGATGTAGGGAAGTCATCAACGCCGCTAAGGTCAACAATCAGCCCCCCGCAGGGCCCACCGGCTGTTGCGCCCAAGGGCCGACTTGAACATGGCACACCATCTCCTCTGGCAGCAGAGGGAAACTCTGTTTATCGATCCAAAGGAAAGGTAGCAGGAGACGCCCTTAATTCGTTCATTGACAAGAACAGTCCAGATACCAATCTTTCAGCGAGACCTGCCACCCATTCAGGTCCACCTGTACCCATGGGAGATGAGACAGGGTTGGGATTTTCTCCTGTTAAGACCTTCCAGTCTCCTGAGCATGGCAGCAGACTTATCCGAGCCGAAGCTCAGAGTCGGCGGGGCCACCACTCAGAGACCTTTAACTCCCCTCCCTCTGCACCTCGACACCCATCCTCCACTACCAACATTTTCTCGGAGAGCGGCCAGCCGGTGAGCCACCGACACACTTTGGACTGCTCGCTGTGGGAAAGCAGCCAGGCAGCTAGTTTGTCTGACACGCCACCTCCGCAAGCCTCTGCTGAACAAGGCCTTAACTATATTGACCTTGACTTGGCCATTAAGGAGAGTCCTCAAGCTGGAGCTGAGCGTTCCTCTGCCGCCCTCAACATTGGCGCAGGCGCTATGGGCAGTGGTGCCGGCTCTAGCCTCAATACTTACGCCAGTATTGACTTCTACAAGTCCGAGGAACTGAGAGCACACCAACTTGGCAGACAGGATGATCAAG ATTGTTGA